CCTCTCTGCTCTGGCCAGAACAGCCCTTGAACAGATCGAGGAAAAACGTTACGCCGACGGACCGGACCCGAAGGATGCCGTGTCCGTCGGGATAGGCATACGAATGAAGACCGTGGAAGTCGCCTTCCGCCGATTCCATCAGAATCACCTTTGCCTTCTCTTCACAATAACCGCCGCTGCAACAGCAATTGCGACGATGGCCGCCAAAGCTATCGCGATCGCAATGTCCGCATTCCCGCCGCGGTCCGCTTCTACCCTAAGCCCGAATCCGGAATCCTCCCAGGACTTCGCATCCGCCTTTTCGCAATGGACGGCGGCATCGACGTTCAAAAACGCCGTGCTGTCCCCCTCAGGGGCTTTCCCGCGGGCATAGACGTCATCAAGCCCCAGACAGTCGGCGAAAGCGTAGCCGCCCAAGCGGGACACTGACGCCGGAAGGTCGATGCTCCTCAGCGACGCGCATCCTCTGAAAGCCGAAGCTCCGATGTCCCTGACCCCGCTCAGATCGACCTTTTCCAAAGAGGCGCAGTCGCGGAAGGCATCTCCCCCTATCCCGAGGACACCGTCCGGAATCGTTACTGAAACCAATGAAGCGCATCTGCTGAACGCGCCGTATCCTATGGCATCAATATGGCCGCCGAATTCAACCTGGCACAGCGAAGAGCAATACCCGAACATGCGGGGGACGATTCCGGTATCGACGCCGGCGCGCTCCAGACCGTCGCATATGTAGAAGGCGCCTTCCCCGACGAAATCCGAGGACACGTCCAATCCCTTCAGCGACCTGCATTCGCGGAAGGCTTCGAACCCTATGTATCCCAGGCCCCCGGGAAAATCCGCCTCCTTCAGATCATAGCACGCGCGGAAGGCTTCGTCGCCTATGCTCTTCAGGGTTCCGGGAAATGATACTTCCTCGAGATCGCAGTAATAGAACGCCCTCTGCCCCACGCTCTCCAGACCTTCCTCCAGGACCGCGATGGAAACGTCCGCCCTTCTCTGCACATTCCCGTCATCCATCATCGTCCCGGCGAACGCGTACTCGGCAATCCCCGAGACCCTTACGCCTTCCACCTCGCCGCGTATCACGATGCGGCCGTTCTCGGCGGAACCTCCGACGGCGACCGCCCCGTCGGGCAGGAACGCGTATTCGATTCCGTCCGCGATGACAGTCCTTATGATTTCTGCGCCTTCCCATCCCCCGGCCGAAGGCATCGCATGGACCTTCGCGCCTTCCGGAAGCCCGCCCACGATCTC
Above is a genomic segment from Candidatus Methanomethylophilaceae archaeon containing:
- a CDS encoding leucine-rich repeat domain-containing protein; its protein translation is MRSGMGAMVLAAIAVMAVFSAAECGASETCPDGSVYEYETHGSGHPGYYCAITSVMTGEKVLHLPAVLEGYDVRILSSSAFDGCTSEIIIVPKNLKIIEDGAFGGCQGVKDLYFMGDRPEIVGGLPEGAKVHAMPSAGGWEGAEIIRTVIADGIEYAFLPDGAVAVGGSAENGRIVIRGEVEGVRVSGIAEYAFAGTMMDDGNVQRRADVSIAVLEEGLESVGQRAFYYCDLEEVSFPGTLKSIGDEAFRACYDLKEADFPGGLGYIGFEAFRECRSLKGLDVSSDFVGEGAFYICDGLERAGVDTGIVPRMFGYCSSLCQVEFGGHIDAIGYGAFSRCASLVSVTIPDGVLGIGGDAFRDCASLEKVDLSGVRDIGASAFRGCASLRSIDLPASVSRLGGYAFADCLGLDDVYARGKAPEGDSTAFLNVDAAVHCEKADAKSWEDSGFGLRVEADRGGNADIAIAIALAAIVAIAVAAAVIVKRRQR